The proteins below are encoded in one region of Solidesulfovibrio fructosivorans JJ]:
- a CDS encoding phage tail sheath subtilisin-like domain-containing protein — MASPNISFDTLPASIRKPGKYFEFNTKLAVRTLPANVQRMCIVAQGTAEGSQPTLTPVEVFSDEEARTLFGTGSLAHLMVRAAITANPYLRLTVVTVPGDAAGVAATGTVTLTGTSAGIGVVNLTIGAQLLQVAAALGDTAAAVADALAAKVNANRTLPVTAAAANGVVTLTARNKGETGNGITLACSLAVNGLAMELSAMAGGAVDPDIAPGLTAVFADGHDIIAVPYSGQAQLTALRSHLDAVSHALEQRGAIGVYAHTGTLAQATTLAGQINSGRITCALLPGTASPAWVVAAAYAAVIAGEEDPARPLNTLALPPVAVPPVPKRLSRMEQESALYNGVTPLEVGPGEVVQIVRAITTYTRDPQGIEDIALLDLTTIRTLDYVRTACRERISLRFPREKLTTRTAAKVRSELIDVLYKLEELEIVEEVKANLPALIVERDSQDPNRLDAAIPADVVNGLHVFAGRIDLLL; from the coding sequence ATGGCAAGCCCCAACATTTCGTTCGACACGCTCCCGGCGAGCATCCGCAAGCCCGGAAAATACTTTGAATTCAACACCAAGCTGGCGGTGCGCACCCTGCCGGCCAACGTGCAGCGCATGTGCATCGTGGCCCAGGGCACGGCCGAAGGCAGCCAGCCGACGCTGACCCCCGTGGAGGTCTTCTCCGACGAGGAAGCGCGCACGCTTTTCGGCACCGGCTCCCTGGCCCACTTGATGGTGCGCGCGGCCATCACCGCCAACCCCTACCTGCGCCTGACAGTCGTCACCGTGCCAGGCGACGCGGCCGGCGTCGCCGCCACCGGCACGGTGACGCTCACCGGCACGTCCGCCGGCATCGGCGTGGTCAACCTGACCATCGGCGCGCAGCTCCTCCAGGTCGCGGCCGCTCTCGGCGACACCGCCGCCGCCGTGGCCGACGCCCTGGCCGCGAAGGTCAACGCCAACCGCACGCTGCCCGTGACGGCCGCCGCCGCAAACGGCGTGGTGACCCTGACCGCGCGCAACAAGGGCGAAACGGGCAATGGCATCACGCTGGCCTGCTCCCTGGCCGTGAACGGCCTGGCCATGGAGCTTTCGGCCATGGCCGGCGGCGCGGTGGACCCGGACATCGCCCCGGGGCTGACCGCCGTGTTCGCCGACGGCCACGACATCATCGCCGTGCCCTATAGCGGCCAGGCCCAGCTGACCGCCTTGCGTTCGCATCTGGACGCGGTCAGCCACGCCCTGGAGCAGCGCGGAGCCATCGGCGTCTACGCCCACACCGGCACCCTGGCCCAGGCCACCACCCTGGCCGGGCAGATCAACAGCGGCCGCATCACCTGCGCGCTGTTGCCCGGCACGGCCTCGCCCGCCTGGGTGGTGGCCGCCGCCTACGCCGCCGTCATCGCCGGCGAGGAAGACCCGGCCCGGCCGCTCAATACCCTGGCGCTCCCGCCCGTGGCCGTGCCGCCCGTGCCCAAGCGCCTGAGCCGCATGGAACAGGAGTCCGCGCTGTATAACGGCGTGACGCCCCTGGAAGTCGGCCCCGGCGAGGTGGTCCAGATCGTGCGGGCCATCACCACCTACACCCGCGATCCGCAAGGCATCGAGGACATCGCGCTGCTCGACCTGACCACCATCCGCACCCTGGACTACGTGCGCACGGCCTGCCGCGAGCGCATCAGCCTGCGCTTCCCGCGCGAAAAGCTGACCACCCGCACGGCGGCCAAGGTGCGCTCGGAGCTTATCGACGTGCTCTACAAGCTGGAGGAGCTGGAGATCGTGGAAGAGGTCAAGGCCAACCTGCCGGCGCTCATCGTGGAGCGCGACAGCCAGGACCCCAACCGGCTGGACGCCGCCATCCCGGCCGACGTCGTCAATGGCCTGCACGTCTTCGCCGGTCGCATCGACCTGCTGCTCTAA
- a CDS encoding phage tail tape measure protein: MDNSTEIAVVTRLSDEMAGLGQTARQAARAVSDIGWARGAVKSVGAMAYEALHGLDQAARAGKRLRDALRGVGTAGRAALDTVKGFGQAGAGVTAGAMVAGRALAKPVAFEKRLALMANTAYADRDVAGRIKGMQGLADAVNTALRQGGGDRDQAAEALDAMLTSGAVKVDAAKRLLPTIQKAATASGTSPREIAAIVIQGMQQGFFTEGQAGQALDKAMAAGQAGGFALRDSAKWLPKLMASGSGMRSMAGFEQILAYAQVAAVTAGSGDEAGSDLANLLRNLNSQGTQENFSKLGIDLNGALTRAREQGMLPLEAIANLVDKEMASRDPRYKALQKRLASAKGDEKRRILSDMADLANASAVGEVFQNRQALRALIAANNQKDSIQNVLEQIRNSRGTNDKAYQVYRSTTGARMESTANEAEIARSRMLQDVSGPLKAVADAATDLAQRFPTLTTLATEAATGLGAVAEAFAGAGAFSLFAGGGGGGLTAAIAKGAGKNLLRGVPLLVAGAEALATEANPTLSRAQKNIRHAETAGETAFAIAGAKVGAMAGTAVAPGVGTFIGMILGGIGGYMMGGKAGRDTGQWIWGDQAGQDASRVLHGAHKAWGLSGQAMNDAQRIVVEDRSTIHLESVLHVDGHEMARVVNNYNTADAKRE, translated from the coding sequence ATGGACAACTCCACGGAAATCGCCGTCGTCACGCGCCTGAGCGACGAGATGGCCGGCCTGGGGCAAACCGCGCGCCAGGCGGCCCGGGCAGTCTCGGACATCGGCTGGGCCCGCGGCGCGGTCAAGTCCGTGGGCGCCATGGCCTACGAGGCCTTGCACGGCCTTGACCAGGCGGCCCGGGCCGGCAAGCGCCTGCGCGACGCCTTGCGCGGCGTGGGCACGGCCGGTCGGGCCGCCCTGGATACGGTCAAAGGTTTCGGCCAAGCCGGCGCGGGCGTCACCGCCGGGGCCATGGTCGCCGGCCGGGCGCTGGCCAAGCCTGTTGCCTTCGAGAAGCGCTTGGCGCTCATGGCCAACACCGCGTACGCCGACCGCGACGTGGCCGGCCGCATCAAAGGCATGCAAGGCCTGGCGGACGCGGTCAACACGGCCCTGCGCCAAGGCGGCGGCGATCGCGACCAGGCGGCCGAAGCCCTGGACGCCATGCTGACCTCGGGAGCTGTCAAGGTCGACGCGGCCAAACGGCTTCTTCCGACTATTCAGAAGGCCGCGACCGCTTCCGGAACGAGTCCCAGAGAAATCGCCGCGATTGTCATCCAGGGCATGCAACAGGGCTTTTTCACAGAGGGACAGGCCGGCCAGGCCCTGGACAAAGCCATGGCCGCCGGACAGGCCGGCGGCTTCGCGCTGCGGGACTCGGCCAAGTGGCTGCCCAAGCTGATGGCCTCGGGCTCGGGCATGCGGTCCATGGCCGGCTTCGAGCAGATTCTCGCCTATGCCCAGGTGGCGGCCGTCACCGCCGGCAGCGGCGACGAGGCCGGCAGCGACCTGGCCAACCTGCTGCGAAATCTCAACTCCCAGGGCACGCAAGAGAATTTCTCCAAGCTCGGCATCGACCTGAACGGCGCGCTCACCCGGGCGCGGGAACAGGGCATGCTCCCCCTGGAAGCCATCGCCAACTTGGTTGACAAGGAGATGGCGAGCAGGGACCCGCGATACAAGGCGCTGCAAAAGCGTTTGGCATCCGCCAAGGGCGACGAGAAAAGACGGATTCTTTCCGACATGGCCGACCTGGCCAATGCCTCGGCCGTGGGCGAGGTCTTTCAGAACCGGCAGGCGCTGCGAGCCCTCATCGCGGCGAACAACCAAAAAGACTCCATCCAAAACGTCCTGGAACAGATACGGAACTCCCGGGGCACGAATGACAAGGCCTATCAGGTTTACCGGTCCACCACGGGCGCGCGCATGGAAAGCACGGCCAACGAGGCCGAGATCGCACGGTCCCGCATGTTGCAGGACGTGTCCGGGCCGCTCAAGGCCGTGGCGGACGCGGCCACCGATCTGGCCCAGCGCTTCCCCACTCTGACCACCCTGGCCACCGAGGCGGCCACGGGCCTTGGCGCGGTTGCCGAGGCTTTCGCGGGTGCCGGCGCCTTCAGTCTTTTCGCCGGCGGAGGGGGAGGCGGCCTTACCGCCGCCATCGCAAAGGGCGCTGGCAAGAATCTGCTGCGAGGCGTGCCCCTTTTGGTGGCCGGCGCGGAAGCGCTTGCCACGGAAGCGAATCCTACGCTGTCGCGTGCCCAGAAAAATATCCGCCATGCCGAAACCGCCGGCGAGACCGCCTTTGCCATCGCGGGCGCGAAGGTCGGCGCGATGGCTGGCACCGCTGTCGCCCCCGGGGTGGGAACGTTTATCGGCATGATCCTCGGCGGGATTGGTGGCTACATGATGGGCGGCAAGGCGGGCCGCGACACGGGCCAGTGGATATGGGGCGACCAGGCGGGACAGGACGCTTCCCGCGTCCTCCACGGCGCGCACAAAGCCTGGGGACTCTCCGGCCAGGCCATGAACGATGCGCAACGCATCGTGGTCGAAGACAGGAGCACCATACACCTGGAATCCGTGCTCCATGTCGACGGCCATGAGATGGCCCGGGTCGTGAACAACTACAATACGGCCGACGCCAAAAGGGAGTAG
- a CDS encoding DNA circularization protein yields the protein MAWRDSLLPASFRGVPFDVITVSDNAERALVQHEYPYRDGAEIEDMGRRPRKVAFRAVFWGDDYEEAVTRLIAALDTPGKGELIHPVFGSLTMACASYRVDHNEDQPDYAEMELAFMEASPDIPFFDKPATATAQAASLAGDQQSALSLATLASWAGYAAWAATVPVRLAAYVRGETLGAVRSVTNLARDLAGLPRAVASDFLALPHALASEARAVTAAVTDLGDLPAATFGRFARLAAISDKLPRLPLTAAGSPSAYRLDPARYAGSVVSGPLIGAAVARPSVVVPPPGTESAAPEADLSSATGQAWAMAAAVCNLERAVAMGNAAAAALAEDAAEPTLTPAEVEAIVGATRQRYKDCMDEHRLVLPTGQAYPVVERLRTAALSIQELGATVIHLHPPLVTHAAPGLCNLRLLAHWLYADHTRAAELSRLNPGLRNPNFVAQGQVLYGFAS from the coding sequence ATGGCTTGGCGCGATTCGCTTTTACCCGCTTCCTTCCGCGGCGTGCCCTTCGACGTCATCACCGTGAGCGACAACGCGGAGCGGGCGCTGGTGCAGCACGAATACCCGTACCGCGACGGCGCGGAGATCGAGGACATGGGCCGCCGGCCGCGTAAGGTCGCCTTCCGGGCCGTCTTTTGGGGCGACGACTACGAGGAGGCCGTAACCCGCCTCATCGCCGCCCTGGACACGCCCGGCAAGGGGGAGCTCATCCACCCGGTCTTCGGCTCCCTGACCATGGCCTGCGCCAGCTACCGCGTGGACCACAACGAGGACCAGCCGGACTATGCCGAGATGGAGCTGGCCTTCATGGAGGCAAGCCCCGACATCCCCTTTTTCGACAAGCCGGCCACGGCCACGGCCCAAGCGGCGAGCCTGGCCGGGGACCAGCAAAGCGCCTTGTCCCTGGCCACACTGGCCTCCTGGGCCGGCTATGCCGCCTGGGCCGCCACGGTGCCGGTCAGGCTCGCGGCTTACGTCCGGGGCGAGACACTGGGCGCGGTCCGTTCCGTCACCAACCTGGCCAGGGACCTGGCCGGGCTTCCCCGGGCGGTGGCCTCCGACTTTTTGGCCCTCCCGCATGCCCTGGCTTCCGAGGCCCGGGCCGTGACCGCCGCCGTGACCGACCTGGGCGACCTTCCGGCGGCCACCTTCGGCCGGTTCGCCCGGTTGGCGGCCATCTCGGACAAGTTGCCGCGCCTACCCCTGACGGCCGCCGGGAGTCCCTCGGCCTATCGTCTGGACCCGGCGCGCTATGCCGGGAGCGTGGTCTCCGGGCCGCTTATCGGCGCGGCCGTCGCCCGGCCAAGCGTGGTCGTACCCCCGCCCGGCACGGAAAGCGCCGCGCCCGAGGCGGACCTTTCCAGCGCCACCGGCCAGGCCTGGGCCATGGCGGCGGCCGTGTGCAACCTGGAGCGGGCCGTGGCCATGGGCAATGCCGCCGCCGCGGCCCTGGCCGAGGACGCGGCCGAGCCGACCCTCACCCCGGCCGAGGTGGAGGCCATCGTGGGCGCGACGCGGCAACGCTATAAGGACTGCATGGACGAGCACCGGCTGGTGCTGCCCACCGGGCAGGCCTACCCGGTGGTCGAGCGGCTGCGCACGGCGGCGCTTTCCATCCAGGAGCTCGGGGCCACGGTCATCCACCTGCACCCGCCGCTGGTGACCCACGCCGCGCCGGGCCTGTGCAACCTGCGGCTGCTCGCCCACTGGCTCTACGCCGACCACACGCGCGCCGCCGAGCTGTCCCGGCTCAATCCCGGGCTGCGCAATCCCAATTTCGTGGCCCAAGGCCAAGTGCTCTATGGCTTCGCCAGCTGA
- a CDS encoding phage baseplate assembly protein, which produces MASPADAADERITLRVAGREHRDWTSYRIESHLITPADAWRVTLGIPADRIPATVRPWAAMEACLGQDVVLTGRIDRIEREVAKGQHALTLSGRDGAAVLVDCSAPIFTRRKVTLTEVVDLAVRPLGVSKIRVDVVSAREKVEIEPGMTAWDALGQACEANGCWAWFEPDGTLVVGGPDYAAVPVVTLVMRLDGQGNNVLSLAVTEDVSGRYSEVTVLGQSHGTETADGQHNIQHRETDPDVPGYRPRILVAGDCDGAAEAKRRAQKALMDSRLEGLTLTALVRGHRVTGQGESGKPWTPGQRVRLVSEPHGLDATYFLMGRTFLGGRDKGGVTELTLKEDGVWLPELAKTGGKGTRKNKA; this is translated from the coding sequence ATGGCTTCGCCAGCTGACGCCGCCGACGAGCGCATCACCCTCCGCGTGGCCGGCCGGGAGCACCGGGACTGGACCAGCTACCGCATCGAGTCGCACCTGATCACCCCGGCCGACGCCTGGCGCGTGACGCTCGGCATCCCGGCGGACAGGATTCCGGCCACGGTGCGGCCCTGGGCGGCCATGGAGGCCTGCCTGGGCCAGGACGTGGTCCTGACCGGCCGCATCGACCGCATCGAGCGCGAGGTGGCCAAGGGCCAACACGCCCTGACGCTTTCCGGCCGCGACGGCGCGGCAGTGCTGGTGGACTGCTCGGCCCCCATCTTCACCCGGCGCAAGGTCACGCTCACCGAAGTGGTGGACCTGGCCGTGCGGCCGCTCGGGGTCTCGAAAATCCGGGTGGACGTCGTAAGCGCGCGAGAGAAGGTGGAGATCGAGCCGGGCATGACCGCCTGGGACGCCTTGGGGCAGGCCTGCGAAGCCAACGGCTGTTGGGCCTGGTTCGAGCCAGACGGCACGCTGGTGGTCGGCGGCCCGGATTACGCCGCCGTGCCCGTGGTCACGCTGGTCATGCGCCTGGACGGGCAAGGCAACAACGTCCTGTCGCTTGCCGTGACCGAAGACGTGTCCGGCCGCTACAGCGAGGTGACCGTGCTGGGCCAGTCCCACGGCACCGAGACGGCCGACGGCCAACACAACATCCAGCACCGGGAGACCGACCCGGACGTGCCGGGCTACCGGCCTCGCATTCTGGTCGCCGGCGACTGCGACGGCGCGGCCGAGGCCAAGCGCCGGGCGCAAAAGGCGCTTATGGATTCGCGGCTGGAGGGCCTGACCCTCACCGCCCTGGTGCGCGGCCATCGCGTCACGGGACAGGGGGAAAGCGGCAAGCCCTGGACGCCTGGCCAGCGGGTGCGGCTGGTCAGCGAGCCCCATGGCCTGGATGCCACCTATTTCCTCATGGGCCGCACGTTCCTCGGCGGCCGCGACAAGGGCGGCGTCACCGAGCTGACGCTCAAAGAGGACGGCGTCTGGCTGCCCGAGCTGGCCAAGACCGGCGGCAAGGGCACAAGGAAAAACAAGGCCTAG
- a CDS encoding phage baseplate assembly protein V translates to MSNDFLRRVDAKIARALSRVRLGFRAVLTALDTTPGVQLLQADGLAGEQLQASEVFQQFGFTSAPPAGSQCIVLPLGGKTAHSVIVATEHGNYRVQALKSGEVCVYNQAGAKITLKQDKVVAIECDKLEVRAKDEIDMTAARIRLRASQRMGLYAPVWDLGGDEDGADCEGVWRGNLHITGTSRADVDHITGGVSLVHHVHPENDGGGPTDEPIGI, encoded by the coding sequence ATGAGCAACGATTTTTTGCGGCGTGTGGACGCCAAGATCGCGCGCGCCTTGTCCCGGGTGCGCCTGGGGTTTCGGGCCGTTCTCACGGCGCTGGACACCACGCCCGGCGTGCAGCTGTTGCAGGCCGATGGCCTGGCCGGCGAGCAGTTGCAGGCTTCCGAAGTCTTCCAGCAGTTCGGCTTTACCAGCGCGCCCCCGGCCGGCAGCCAGTGCATCGTGCTGCCCCTTGGGGGCAAGACCGCGCACAGCGTCATCGTGGCCACCGAACACGGCAACTACCGCGTGCAGGCGCTTAAAAGCGGCGAGGTCTGCGTCTACAACCAGGCCGGGGCCAAGATCACCCTGAAGCAGGACAAGGTCGTGGCCATCGAATGCGACAAGCTGGAGGTCCGGGCCAAGGACGAAATCGACATGACGGCGGCGCGCATCCGCCTGCGCGCCAGCCAGCGCATGGGCTTATACGCCCCCGTTTGGGACCTGGGCGGCGACGAGGATGGGGCGGATTGCGAAGGCGTCTGGCGTGGGAATCTGCATATTACCGGGACGTCCCGGGCGGACGTGGATCACATCACGGGCGGGGTGTCGCTGGTGCATCACGTCCATCCCGAGAACGACGGCGGCGGACCGACGGATGAGCCGATTGGAATATAA
- a CDS encoding phage GP46 family protein, with amino-acid sequence MGIDKGIDPYTGEYSQTRINHLGNAVYIRLATPLGSWWADPSIGSRLHELARSKDLPRIGVLARQYAAAALQPLLDDGRARSIDVISEQPHDGRCLLRITVVDALGRQVTFQHPVQVA; translated from the coding sequence ATGGGCATCGACAAAGGCATTGATCCATATACCGGCGAGTATTCACAGACCAGGATAAACCACCTGGGCAACGCCGTCTATATTCGTTTGGCGACACCGCTCGGCTCCTGGTGGGCGGACCCTTCCATCGGGTCGCGTTTGCATGAGCTGGCGCGCTCCAAGGACCTGCCCCGCATCGGCGTATTGGCCCGCCAATATGCCGCCGCGGCCCTGCAACCACTCCTGGACGACGGACGGGCGCGCTCCATCGACGTGATCAGCGAACAGCCGCATGACGGCCGCTGTCTGCTCCGCATCACCGTTGTGGACGCCCTGGGCCGGCAGGTCACCTTTCAACATCCGGTGCAGGTGGCCTGA
- a CDS encoding baseplate J/gp47 family protein, whose product MYTIPSFEDIRAAYLRDIKNQLPDAATDADSDFSIRGTAVAAAVDGLYQHQLWIARQVLPDTADPEYLERHAALRGITRKPAIAAGGDLVVQGTPGAVIASGESVRHLATGLTFQTTAQAVIGADGRVVVPVAAAKAGVMPTFAGEPVLFVQAPEGVLSQAGLTLSGGLAAETDAELLARLLDYMRHPPGGGNAYDYRRWALTVAGISRAWTFPNRRDLGSVDVAVLGPDGPATPSAIAAAQAVVDVHRPAACKDAWVLSPTPVDVAVKVAVRLDASVTTLALYTAQLQDALEAALADLPPGGVVYRSKIEAVSSSLPGVIDRQVKVPQANFVAVVDATRLEWPRLGLVEAEAL is encoded by the coding sequence ATGTACACCATTCCCAGCTTCGAAGACATCCGCGCCGCGTATCTGCGCGACATCAAGAACCAGCTTCCCGACGCGGCCACGGACGCGGACAGCGATTTCTCCATTCGCGGCACGGCCGTGGCCGCCGCCGTGGACGGCCTCTATCAGCACCAGCTGTGGATCGCCCGGCAGGTGCTGCCCGATACCGCCGACCCGGAATACCTGGAGCGGCACGCCGCGCTTCGCGGCATCACCCGAAAGCCCGCCATCGCTGCCGGCGGCGACCTGGTCGTACAAGGCACGCCCGGCGCGGTCATCGCCTCGGGCGAATCCGTGCGCCACCTGGCCACGGGCCTGACCTTCCAGACGACCGCCCAGGCCGTCATCGGCGCGGACGGCCGCGTGGTCGTCCCTGTGGCCGCCGCCAAGGCCGGCGTCATGCCCACCTTTGCCGGCGAGCCGGTGCTGTTCGTCCAGGCCCCGGAAGGCGTGCTGTCCCAGGCGGGGCTAACCCTTTCCGGCGGTCTGGCCGCCGAGACCGACGCCGAGCTGCTGGCCCGGCTGCTGGATTACATGCGGCACCCGCCGGGCGGCGGCAACGCCTACGACTACCGGCGCTGGGCGCTGACCGTGGCCGGCATCTCCCGGGCCTGGACCTTCCCGAACAGGCGCGACCTGGGCTCGGTGGACGTGGCCGTGCTCGGCCCGGACGGCCCGGCCACACCCTCGGCCATCGCCGCCGCCCAGGCCGTGGTGGACGTGCATCGCCCGGCCGCCTGCAAGGACGCCTGGGTGCTGTCGCCAACGCCCGTCGATGTCGCCGTGAAGGTGGCTGTGCGACTGGACGCCTCGGTCACCACCCTGGCCCTATACACCGCCCAGCTTCAGGACGCGCTGGAGGCCGCCCTGGCCGATCTGCCGCCCGGCGGCGTGGTCTACCGCTCCAAGATCGAGGCCGTGTCCTCCAGCCTGCCCGGCGTCATCGACCGGCAGGTGAAGGTGCCGCAGGCCAACTTCGTGGCCGTGGTGGACGCCACGCGCCTGGAATGGCCGCGCCTGGGCCTGGTCGAAGCGGAGGCGCTGTGA
- a CDS encoding YmfQ family protein codes for MAGHAALLQALLPEIYAPTGRIEPELIAEGAALDTALLVSLDPLRGLTPLAALEWLEDYERVYGLPGDCRQQGLLLQERLALLAIALTERAAINRAYFIWLAGQLGYAVTIEEFDPFRAGFSHAGERITNYEALFAAGWRAGQSLAQGAPWQFVWMVHASGEPTTLFRAGVSGAGEPLVSWSNQLLECAIRNAAPAHTMVHFAYGG; via the coding sequence ATGGCCGGCCATGCGGCGCTGCTCCAGGCGCTTTTGCCGGAAATCTACGCCCCGACCGGGCGCATCGAGCCGGAACTGATAGCCGAGGGCGCGGCGCTGGATACGGCCTTGCTGGTCAGCCTCGACCCGTTGCGCGGCCTCACGCCGCTGGCGGCCCTCGAATGGCTGGAGGATTACGAGCGCGTCTATGGCCTGCCCGGCGATTGTCGCCAACAGGGGTTGCTCCTGCAAGAGCGCCTGGCCTTGCTGGCCATCGCCCTGACCGAACGGGCGGCCATCAACCGGGCCTATTTCATCTGGCTGGCCGGGCAACTCGGCTACGCCGTCACCATCGAGGAGTTCGACCCGTTTCGGGCCGGCTTCTCCCACGCCGGGGAGCGCATCACCAATTATGAGGCGCTCTTTGCCGCCGGCTGGCGCGCCGGGCAGTCGCTGGCCCAGGGCGCGCCCTGGCAATTCGTCTGGATGGTCCACGCCTCGGGCGAGCCGACAACGCTTTTCCGCGCCGGCGTGTCCGGCGCGGGCGAGCCGCTGGTCAGCTGGAGCAACCAGCTCCTGGAATGCGCCATCCGCAACGCCGCACCAGCCCACACCATGGTCCACTTTGCCTACGGAGGATAA
- a CDS encoding phage tail protein, which yields MHRIDGPGAVNSLFTEGDPTVPQMATVVSAAWLNDVQENLTRTIEAAGIAPVKGDYDQLRQAINLLSGASEVGEIRVWPHETLPASGDWLECDGSSLPIVDYTALYAVIGTTWGTAPTSYFRLPDLRGLALRGWDHGRGLDPDAALRTGGDHVGSTQADAVKKHNHPLGGTVGTAAGQTGVVDVQAWDNGPYNYYSKDFQVTSDKNGASALANVPAASETRMKNANVMFIIRWR from the coding sequence ATGCACCGCATAGACGGCCCCGGAGCCGTAAACAGTCTTTTCACCGAGGGCGACCCGACCGTCCCGCAGATGGCCACGGTCGTTTCCGCCGCCTGGCTCAACGACGTCCAGGAAAACCTGACGCGCACCATCGAGGCCGCCGGCATCGCGCCGGTCAAGGGCGACTACGACCAGCTGCGCCAGGCCATCAACCTGCTGTCCGGCGCAAGCGAGGTGGGCGAGATACGGGTATGGCCCCACGAAACCTTGCCGGCCAGCGGCGACTGGCTGGAATGCGACGGATCGTCGCTGCCCATCGTCGATTATACGGCGCTCTACGCCGTTATCGGCACCACCTGGGGCACGGCCCCCACCAGCTACTTTCGGCTGCCGGACCTGCGCGGCCTGGCCCTTCGCGGCTGGGACCACGGACGTGGCCTGGACCCGGACGCGGCCCTGCGCACCGGCGGCGACCATGTCGGCTCCACCCAGGCCGACGCCGTCAAAAAGCACAACCACCCCTTGGGCGGCACGGTCGGCACCGCCGCCGGCCAGACCGGCGTGGTGGACGTGCAGGCCTGGGATAACGGCCCGTACAATTACTATTCCAAGGATTTTCAGGTGACGAGCGACAAGAACGGCGCGTCGGCCCTGGCCAACGTGCCCGCCGCTTCGGAAACCCGCATGAAAAACGCGAACGTCATGTTCATCATACGCTGGAGGTAG